A stretch of Myxococcus hansupus DNA encodes these proteins:
- the fusA gene encoding elongation factor G yields the protein MAREYPLERYRNIGIMAHIDAGKTTTTERILFYTGAIHRMGEVHEGNTTTDWMVQERERGITITSAAISAFWNRRDQRYRVNIIDTPGHVDFTIEVERSLRVLDGAIAVFDAVNGVEPQSETVWRQADKYKVPRICFINKMDRVGADFEMSVGTIREKLGARAVRMQLPLGAEDKHRGVIDLLKMKALVFQDSEQGSRYDETDIPEELRDEADAARAELLEAAAEQDDALTEKFLEGVELTEDEVRAAIRKGCVGLKLFPVFCGSAFRHKGVQPLLDAVVDYLPSPLEVPPIHGKTPNGEDAVRETRDDAPFSALAFKIMNDPAFQSQTLTFLRVYSGKLEAGSAVWNAVKGKRERVSRLVQMRADKKDELTECYAGDICAVVGLKLAGTGDTLCDDKHPIVLERMEFPEPVIDIAIEPKSTADQDKILQSLQRLAMEDPSFRVKTNEETGQTLIAGMGELHLEIIVDRLLREFKVDANIGKPQVAYRETVTSQVEMEGKYIRQTGGRGQYGHIWLRVAPNEPGMGFSFENKVTGGAVTKEFVDAVKAGCAEAMQNGPVAGYPMVDVKVEAFDGSMHDVDSSEMAFKIAGSLAFKDAVRTATPVLLEPIMNCEIVTPDDFMGDVIGDLNGRRGKVLGMTPRPGRVQAIQAQVPLAAMFGYSTDLRSRSQGRATYTMQFSHYAPAPKSALNR from the coding sequence ATGGCCCGTGAGTACCCCCTCGAGCGCTACCGCAACATCGGCATCATGGCGCACATCGATGCCGGCAAGACGACGACCACAGAGCGCATCCTCTTCTACACCGGCGCCATCCACCGGATGGGCGAGGTGCACGAAGGCAACACCACCACCGACTGGATGGTGCAGGAGCGCGAGCGTGGCATCACGATCACGTCCGCCGCGATCTCCGCCTTCTGGAACCGGCGTGACCAGCGCTACCGCGTGAACATCATCGACACGCCGGGGCACGTGGACTTCACCATCGAGGTGGAGCGCAGCCTGCGCGTGTTGGACGGCGCCATCGCCGTGTTCGACGCGGTGAACGGCGTGGAGCCGCAGTCCGAGACGGTCTGGCGCCAGGCGGACAAGTACAAGGTCCCCCGCATCTGCTTCATCAACAAGATGGACCGGGTGGGCGCTGACTTCGAGATGTCCGTGGGCACCATCCGCGAGAAGCTGGGCGCGCGTGCGGTCCGCATGCAGCTCCCGCTGGGCGCGGAGGACAAGCACCGCGGCGTCATCGACCTGCTGAAGATGAAGGCCCTGGTGTTCCAGGACTCGGAGCAGGGGAGCCGCTACGACGAAACGGACATCCCCGAGGAGCTGCGGGACGAGGCGGATGCCGCCCGCGCCGAGCTGCTCGAGGCCGCCGCCGAACAGGACGACGCGCTCACGGAGAAGTTCCTGGAGGGCGTGGAGCTGACCGAGGACGAGGTCCGGGCCGCCATCCGCAAGGGCTGCGTGGGCCTGAAGCTGTTCCCGGTGTTCTGCGGCTCGGCCTTCCGTCACAAGGGCGTGCAGCCGCTGCTGGACGCGGTGGTGGACTACCTGCCCAGCCCGCTGGAAGTGCCCCCCATCCACGGCAAGACGCCCAACGGCGAGGACGCCGTGCGCGAGACGCGGGACGACGCGCCCTTCAGCGCGCTGGCGTTCAAGATCATGAACGACCCCGCGTTCCAGTCCCAGACGCTGACGTTCCTCCGCGTGTACTCGGGCAAGCTGGAGGCGGGCTCGGCGGTGTGGAACGCGGTGAAGGGCAAGCGCGAGCGCGTCAGCCGGCTCGTGCAGATGCGCGCCGACAAGAAGGACGAGCTCACCGAGTGCTACGCCGGTGACATCTGCGCGGTGGTGGGCCTGAAGCTGGCCGGCACGGGCGACACGCTCTGTGACGACAAGCACCCCATCGTCCTGGAGCGGATGGAGTTCCCCGAGCCGGTCATCGACATCGCCATCGAGCCGAAGTCCACGGCGGACCAGGACAAGATCCTCCAGTCCCTGCAGCGGCTGGCCATGGAGGACCCGTCCTTCCGCGTGAAGACGAACGAGGAGACGGGGCAGACGCTCATCGCCGGCATGGGCGAGCTCCACCTGGAAATCATCGTCGACCGGCTCCTGCGCGAGTTCAAGGTCGACGCGAACATCGGCAAGCCCCAGGTGGCCTACCGCGAGACGGTGACCTCCCAGGTGGAGATGGAAGGGAAGTACATCCGTCAGACGGGTGGCCGCGGCCAGTACGGCCACATCTGGCTGCGGGTGGCGCCCAACGAGCCGGGGATGGGCTTCTCCTTCGAGAACAAGGTCACCGGTGGCGCGGTCACGAAGGAGTTCGTCGACGCCGTGAAGGCGGGCTGCGCCGAGGCCATGCAGAACGGGCCCGTGGCGGGCTACCCCATGGTGGACGTGAAGGTGGAGGCCTTCGACGGCTCCATGCACGACGTCGACTCGAGCGAGATGGCGTTCAAGATCGCCGGCTCGCTGGCGTTCAAGGACGCCGTGCGCACGGCCACGCCCGTGCTGCTCGAGCCCATCATGAATTGCGAAATCGTCACGCCCGACGACTTCATGGGCGATGTAATTGGTGACCTGAACGGCCGCCGCGGGAAGGTCCTGGGGATGACGCCCCGGCCCGGTCGGGTGCAGGCCATCCAGGCACAGGTCCCCCTGGCGGCCATGTTCGGTTACTCGACCGACCTGCGCAGCCGCAGTCAGGGAAGGGCGACGTACACGATGCAGTTCAGCCACTACGCGCCCGCGCCGAAGTCGGCGCTCAACCGCTGA
- the rpsG gene encoding 30S ribosomal protein S7 produces MPRRRVVAKRKILPDPKFQDRLVTKFVNDLMRKGKKSIAEGVCYGAFALIEERAKEDPLKTFKKALDNVKPVLEVKSRRVGGATYQVPVEVRQDRRVALGMRWIISYSKARGEKTMQEKLAGEIMDAANNRGNAVKKREDTHKMAEANKAFAHYRW; encoded by the coding sequence ATGCCTCGCCGTCGCGTAGTCGCCAAGCGCAAGATTCTTCCGGATCCGAAGTTCCAGGACCGGCTCGTCACCAAGTTCGTCAACGACCTGATGCGGAAGGGCAAGAAGTCCATCGCGGAAGGCGTTTGCTACGGAGCCTTCGCCCTCATCGAAGAGCGCGCGAAGGAAGATCCCCTCAAGACCTTCAAGAAGGCCCTCGACAACGTGAAGCCGGTGCTCGAGGTCAAGAGCCGCCGCGTCGGTGGCGCCACCTACCAGGTGCCCGTCGAGGTCCGTCAGGACCGCCGCGTCGCCCTCGGCATGCGTTGGATCATCAGCTACTCCAAGGCGCGTGGCGAGAAGACCATGCAGGAGAAGCTGGCCGGCGAGATCATGGACGCCGCCAACAACCGCGGTAACGCGGTGAAGAAGCGTGAAGACACGCACAAGATGGCGGAGGCCAACAAGGCCTTCGCTCACTACCGCTGGTAG
- the rpsL gene encoding 30S ribosomal protein S12 codes for MPTISQLVRKGREKLVVKGKSPALKESPQKRGVCTRVYTTTPKKPNSALRKVARVRLTNGIEVTSYIPGVGHNLQEHSVVMIRGGRVKDLPGVRYHIVRGTLDSVGVAGRKQSRSKYGAKRPS; via the coding sequence GTGCCGACCATTAGCCAGCTGGTCCGCAAGGGCCGCGAGAAGCTCGTCGTCAAGGGCAAGAGCCCCGCGCTCAAGGAGTCCCCTCAGAAGCGTGGCGTCTGCACCCGCGTGTACACCACGACCCCGAAGAAGCCGAACTCGGCCCTCCGCAAGGTGGCCCGTGTTCGTCTGACGAACGGGATCGAGGTCACGTCCTACATCCCCGGCGTGGGTCACAACCTCCAGGAGCACTCGGTGGTGATGATTCGCGGTGGCCGTGTGAAGGACCTCCCGGGCGTCCGCTACCACATCGTCCGTGGAACGCTGGACTCCGTGGGTGTCGCGGGCCGCAAGCAGAGCCGCTCCAAGTACGGTGCGAAGCGCCCGAGCTGA
- the rimI gene encoding ribosomal protein S18-alanine N-acetyltransferase, translating into MRRMREESAPGARHGYIIRQMMVEDLPAVMALEQAAFKNPWSQDLLKRELQHEWSTILLVEEPREEEGPELLGLAIFWIVHDEVHVLNVATAPRHRRRGVARAVMDEVLERGRARRCTLATLEVRKSNEAALQLYRAFGFRPVGIRPNYYVDEGEDAVVMVLDF; encoded by the coding sequence ATGAGGCGGATGCGCGAGGAGTCGGCGCCGGGTGCTCGGCACGGCTACATCATCCGGCAGATGATGGTGGAGGACCTGCCCGCCGTCATGGCGCTGGAGCAGGCCGCGTTCAAGAACCCCTGGTCCCAGGACCTGCTGAAGCGGGAGCTGCAGCATGAGTGGTCCACCATCCTCCTCGTGGAAGAGCCACGGGAGGAGGAGGGCCCCGAGCTGCTGGGGCTGGCCATCTTCTGGATCGTCCACGACGAGGTCCACGTGCTGAACGTGGCCACCGCGCCCAGGCACCGTCGCCGGGGCGTCGCGCGCGCCGTCATGGACGAGGTCCTGGAGCGGGGGCGTGCCCGGCGCTGCACCCTGGCCACCCTGGAGGTGCGCAAGAGCAACGAGGCCGCGCTCCAGCTCTACCGTGCGTTTGGCTTCCGCCCGGTGGGCATCCGCCCGAACTACTACGTGGACGAGGGTGAGGACGCGGTCGTGATGGTCCTCGACTTCTAG
- a CDS encoding DnaJ C-terminal domain-containing protein has product MADDYYQILGVDRSASAEDVKKAYRKLARKYHPDVNPGNKAAEEKFKQVSAAFEVLSDARKRKLYDEFGPDAEKIGFDEKKAEAYRAYKSSAGSAGAGGIPYGSEGVDLGDLFGDLFGGRGGAGGAPGGFDIGEIFGRRGRSAGPERGEDLTARVQLSLAEAVSGTERQLSLTRPGRCSTCSGRGTSGTVSTCTVCNGTGRSRRSGSLFGSGGACPNCHGTGKAAPPCPQCNGTGVREEQARLTVKIPAGVQSGSKVRLAGQGAAGSRGGAPGDLYIETEVAEHPLVRREGDDLHLDLPVTVSEALLGADVRVPTFQGEVTVKVLPHSQSGRRMRLKGRGVPSLKGGAQGDLYLHLQVKVPEETTAEAKAAAEALARAYQGDVRRELTL; this is encoded by the coding sequence ATGGCGGACGACTACTACCAGATCCTCGGCGTCGACCGGTCGGCCTCTGCGGAGGACGTCAAGAAGGCGTACCGCAAGCTGGCACGCAAGTACCACCCGGACGTCAACCCGGGCAACAAGGCCGCCGAGGAGAAGTTCAAGCAAGTCAGCGCCGCGTTCGAGGTGCTGTCGGACGCCCGGAAGCGCAAGCTCTACGACGAGTTCGGGCCCGACGCGGAGAAGATTGGCTTCGACGAGAAGAAGGCGGAGGCCTACCGGGCCTACAAATCCTCGGCCGGGAGCGCGGGCGCGGGCGGCATTCCCTATGGGAGCGAGGGCGTCGACCTGGGCGACCTCTTTGGCGACCTGTTCGGGGGCCGGGGCGGCGCGGGTGGCGCGCCAGGGGGCTTCGACATTGGCGAGATTTTCGGCCGACGCGGCCGCAGCGCCGGGCCGGAACGAGGCGAGGACCTCACCGCCCGCGTCCAGCTCAGCCTGGCCGAGGCCGTGTCCGGAACGGAGCGTCAGCTCTCCCTCACCCGGCCAGGACGGTGCTCCACGTGCAGCGGCCGGGGAACGTCGGGAACCGTGTCCACCTGCACCGTCTGCAATGGCACCGGCCGGTCCCGCCGGTCCGGGAGCCTGTTCGGCAGTGGGGGCGCGTGCCCCAACTGCCACGGCACCGGCAAGGCCGCCCCGCCCTGCCCCCAATGCAACGGCACGGGCGTGCGCGAGGAGCAGGCCCGCTTGACGGTGAAGATTCCCGCGGGTGTCCAGTCGGGCTCCAAGGTCCGGCTCGCGGGCCAGGGCGCGGCGGGGAGCCGGGGCGGGGCTCCCGGGGACCTCTACATCGAGACCGAGGTGGCCGAGCACCCCCTGGTGCGCAGGGAGGGCGACGACCTGCACCTCGACCTGCCCGTGACAGTCTCCGAGGCCTTGTTGGGCGCGGACGTCCGCGTCCCCACCTTCCAGGGGGAAGTCACCGTAAAGGTGCTCCCCCATTCCCAGTCGGGCCGCCGGATGCGGTTGAAAGGCCGCGGCGTCCCCTCCCTCAAGGGCGGGGCCCAGGGTGACCTGTACCTCCACCTCCAGGTGAAGGTCCCCGAGGAGACCACCGCGGAAGCCAAGGCCGCCGCGGAGGCCCTCGCCCGGGCTTACCAGGGCGACGTCCGCCGCGAGCTGACGCTCTAG
- a CDS encoding HEAT repeat domain-containing protein has translation MGLFDFITGGSGPEKALKLKPKVTQKYGDPATRQKAIQQLGEMKIPEAVSVLLARFTLTVDPLTTDADEKEHTFELVKSFGKDVAVPPILEFLRTSEQAASWALRLLGELTSDDQVITACVDALQHLSAHYTRNPEKKVVLLHHVSGSQDARIPPVVVPFLEDMSDDVKIAALKALGAFKYEPAREPMLKLLTADETARRVQTSALSALAEGGFSVEGYQEKVQPLLVEPYALGNDQRIQRRA, from the coding sequence ATGGGCCTCTTTGACTTCATCACAGGCGGCTCGGGCCCCGAGAAAGCCCTCAAGCTCAAGCCCAAGGTCACCCAGAAGTACGGAGACCCGGCGACGCGGCAGAAGGCCATCCAGCAGCTCGGCGAAATGAAGATTCCCGAGGCCGTCTCGGTGCTGCTGGCCCGCTTCACCCTCACCGTGGATCCGCTCACCACGGACGCTGACGAGAAGGAGCACACCTTCGAGCTGGTGAAGAGCTTCGGCAAGGACGTGGCCGTTCCGCCCATCCTCGAGTTCCTCCGCACCAGCGAACAGGCCGCGTCGTGGGCCCTGCGGCTGCTCGGCGAGCTGACGTCCGACGACCAGGTCATCACCGCCTGCGTGGACGCGCTCCAGCACCTGTCCGCCCACTACACGCGCAACCCGGAGAAGAAGGTGGTGCTGCTCCACCACGTGTCCGGGAGCCAGGACGCCCGCATCCCCCCCGTGGTGGTGCCCTTCCTGGAGGACATGTCCGACGACGTGAAGATCGCCGCGCTCAAGGCGCTCGGCGCCTTCAAGTACGAGCCGGCGCGCGAGCCCATGCTGAAGCTGCTCACCGCCGACGAGACGGCCCGCCGGGTCCAGACGTCGGCCCTGAGCGCGCTCGCCGAGGGCGGCTTCTCCGTGGAGGGCTACCAGGAGAAGGTGCAGCCCCTCCTCGTGGAGCCCTACGCCCTGGGGAACGACCAGCGCATCCAGCGCCGGGCCTGA
- a CDS encoding hybrid sensor histidine kinase/response regulator: MRSKKKGTLAEVVPLRPVAKVAKKAAAPKKRAVKPVPPVDGDAAHRALLEMARHLTDNAGPTEALRSHLQTLHTLLKPKVCYVARYFPSREQLHVEHVRGRYDDRVTAAVPGEGVVGQSFSQKALLREGDTIAVPLEGPQGVGGVLVVLGARREPSDMLLQSLAAQLTAAYEVARLRDDSARRNKDLQTAIAGLKSLEQNREELLGNVSHDLKNPLTTIKSYLAMMGREKLGPLTDAQRRAVQICDRNSDRMLRMVNDLLLMSRLQSGKMQLNQRPFGLKAVAEEVVRSLGALAEHCKVRVVIPPCPEVFVRGDRERIAEAIHNLVENGIHHSEADDTVEVRVAAEDGLAMLTVKDSGPGMSSESLEHVFDAFYRATPGMPRPPGAGLGLPLVGKIVALHGGRMESASVLGEGSTFQMVLPMFAGAVSAPEMAQAAPKSGGILLVEDDADCREVLQQVLEQEGYRVMATSGASEARSILSHIRPAMVLLDLRLSEEDGQSVLRYIRGNESLADIVVYIISGATEVASLTAGQGLERIDGFFEKPLNLPKLLDTVSAVVRPSRRAPAVP, encoded by the coding sequence GTGCGCTCAAAGAAGAAGGGGACGCTGGCGGAAGTCGTTCCGCTGCGTCCGGTTGCGAAGGTCGCGAAGAAGGCTGCTGCTCCCAAGAAGCGTGCGGTGAAGCCGGTTCCTCCCGTGGATGGGGATGCCGCTCACCGCGCCCTCCTGGAGATGGCGCGGCACCTGACGGACAACGCGGGGCCCACCGAGGCGCTCCGCTCCCACCTCCAGACGCTGCACACGTTGCTGAAGCCGAAGGTCTGCTACGTGGCGCGCTACTTCCCCTCCCGGGAGCAGCTCCACGTCGAGCACGTGCGCGGCCGCTACGATGACCGCGTCACCGCCGCCGTCCCGGGCGAAGGGGTGGTGGGACAGTCCTTCTCCCAGAAGGCCCTGCTGCGCGAGGGTGACACCATCGCCGTGCCGCTCGAGGGCCCCCAGGGCGTGGGCGGTGTCCTGGTGGTGCTGGGCGCCCGTCGCGAGCCCTCCGACATGCTGCTGCAGTCCCTGGCCGCGCAGCTCACCGCCGCCTACGAGGTGGCGCGCCTGCGTGACGACAGCGCGCGACGCAACAAGGACCTGCAGACGGCCATCGCGGGCCTCAAGAGCCTGGAGCAGAACCGCGAGGAGCTGCTGGGCAACGTCTCGCATGACTTGAAGAACCCGCTCACCACCATCAAGTCCTACCTGGCGATGATGGGCCGCGAGAAGCTGGGGCCCCTCACGGACGCCCAGCGGCGCGCGGTGCAGATCTGCGACCGGAATTCGGACCGGATGCTGCGCATGGTGAACGACCTGCTGCTCATGTCCCGGCTTCAGTCCGGGAAGATGCAGCTCAACCAGCGCCCCTTCGGCCTCAAGGCCGTGGCGGAGGAAGTGGTGCGCTCGCTGGGGGCTTTGGCGGAGCACTGCAAGGTGCGCGTCGTCATTCCCCCCTGCCCCGAGGTCTTCGTCCGCGGCGACCGCGAGCGCATCGCCGAGGCCATCCACAACCTCGTGGAGAACGGCATCCACCACAGCGAGGCGGATGACACCGTCGAGGTGCGCGTGGCCGCGGAGGACGGGCTCGCCATGCTGACCGTCAAGGACAGCGGGCCGGGCATGTCCAGCGAGTCGCTGGAGCACGTCTTCGATGCCTTCTACCGCGCCACGCCGGGCATGCCCCGGCCGCCGGGCGCCGGGCTCGGGCTGCCCCTGGTGGGGAAGATTGTCGCCCTGCATGGCGGGCGGATGGAGAGCGCCAGCGTGCTGGGAGAGGGCAGCACGTTCCAGATGGTGCTGCCAATGTTCGCCGGCGCCGTCAGCGCGCCGGAGATGGCGCAGGCGGCGCCCAAGTCCGGCGGCATCCTCCTGGTGGAGGACGACGCGGACTGCCGCGAGGTGCTCCAACAGGTGCTGGAGCAGGAGGGCTACCGGGTGATGGCCACCTCGGGCGCCTCCGAGGCGCGGTCCATCCTCTCCCACATCCGGCCGGCCATGGTGTTGCTCGACCTGCGGCTGAGCGAGGAGGACGGGCAGTCGGTGCTCCGCTACATCCGTGGCAACGAGTCGCTGGCGGACATCGTCGTGTACATCATCTCGGGAGCCACCGAGGTGGCGTCCCTCACGGCGGGCCAGGGGCTGGAGCGCATCGACGGCTTCTTCGAGAAGCCCCTCAACCTGCCCAAGCTGCTGGACACCGTTTCCGCGGTCGTCCGGCCCAGCCGGCGAGCCCCCGCCGTTCCCTAG